One Algibacter sp. L3A6 genomic region harbors:
- a CDS encoding ATP-binding protein — protein sequence MTKNGNSLDQRTFGKLSRLYIIALSTIALSVIVSNMFVRQHLKAQQSDSTVINVAGRQRMLSQKLTKEILLLATAETPEASIVIKDRLKETLSLWQLSHNALQQGDVELGLPAENSKDISIKFKALNIVFEVIEKAAQRIITSIESKDGLVLESFNKDISLVRDNEGDFLLIMDQIVNQYSLEADEKVRWLGTLETLLMVLTLVILLGELLFIFWPTAKSVRATLAELLKAEKHAKKMAFDADELSHAKEKSIKELRALSQAMDETLLFARILSSGQIIHIGNKFSRRFKFSRFNDTAMFWNVMSTIESEKIALENLVTKHKKTGWQGEVKATTKEGESIWLEMAIIPFSPNDEKTELLIISSEITERKAGQLEIERLNKKNFQEEISQQKIISSKIIENQEKEQNRIAKDVHDGIGQMLTGLKYNLESININDIEKTASKIEHLKELTTNIIKGVRTATFNLTPPELSDHGIVPAIAKLTKELARLTAKEIVFFNKTDFSERLDSLVEINIYRITQEAINNAIKYADSTHILVSLSHSKNILSIVIDDNGKGFDPQNVKNFKNADGGMGMTFMKERIKYIDGRLFLSSEEGKGTRVTLNIPLKDD from the coding sequence ATGACAAAAAACGGCAATTCTTTAGATCAGCGTACGTTTGGTAAATTGAGTCGTTTGTATATTATTGCCTTAAGCACCATTGCTTTATCGGTAATTGTAAGTAATATGTTTGTTCGCCAGCATTTAAAGGCGCAGCAGAGTGATTCTACAGTTATAAATGTGGCGGGTAGGCAGCGTATGCTGAGTCAGAAACTTACCAAAGAAATTTTATTACTTGCTACTGCAGAAACTCCTGAGGCAAGTATTGTCATTAAAGACCGGTTAAAGGAAACATTGTCACTTTGGCAATTATCTCATAATGCTTTACAACAAGGGGATGTTGAATTAGGTCTACCTGCGGAAAATAGCAAAGATATTTCCATAAAATTTAAAGCTTTAAATATTGTTTTTGAAGTTATAGAAAAAGCTGCACAGCGCATTATTACTAGTATCGAAAGTAAGGATGGTTTGGTTCTTGAAAGTTTTAATAAAGATATTAGCTTGGTTAGAGATAACGAGGGTGATTTCTTATTAATCATGGATCAAATAGTGAATCAGTATAGTTTAGAAGCGGATGAAAAAGTACGCTGGCTAGGCACATTAGAGACACTTTTAATGGTTTTAACCTTAGTTATTTTATTAGGAGAATTACTGTTTATATTTTGGCCTACAGCGAAATCGGTTCGTGCAACTTTAGCAGAATTACTAAAGGCTGAAAAGCATGCTAAAAAAATGGCTTTTGACGCTGATGAGTTAAGCCATGCTAAAGAAAAATCTATTAAGGAATTACGTGCTTTAAGTCAGGCCATGGATGAGACCTTACTGTTTGCTCGTATTTTATCTAGCGGCCAAATTATTCATATTGGTAATAAGTTTTCAAGACGTTTTAAATTCTCGAGATTTAATGATACGGCTATGTTTTGGAATGTTATGTCTACTATAGAAAGTGAGAAAATAGCATTAGAAAACTTAGTCACAAAACATAAAAAAACGGGTTGGCAAGGTGAAGTAAAAGCAACTACTAAAGAAGGTGAAAGCATTTGGTTAGAAATGGCTATAATTCCTTTTAGTCCAAATGATGAGAAAACGGAACTTCTTATTATATCTTCTGAAATTACAGAACGTAAAGCAGGACAATTAGAAATTGAACGCTTAAATAAAAAGAATTTTCAAGAAGAGATAAGTCAGCAAAAAATTATTTCAAGCAAAATTATTGAGAATCAAGAAAAGGAGCAGAACCGTATAGCTAAAGATGTTCATGATGGTATTGGGCAAATGCTTACAGGTTTAAAATATAATTTGGAAAGCATTAATATCAACGATATTGAAAAAACGGCTTCCAAAATAGAACATCTAAAAGAACTTACTACTAATATTATAAAAGGTGTACGTACAGCAACATTTAATTTAACACCGCCAGAATTATCAGATCATGGTATTGTGCCTGCAATAGCTAAACTCACAAAAGAATTAGCTAGGCTTACAGCGAAAGAAATTGTGTTTTTTAATAAAACCGATTTTTCTGAACGTTTAGATTCTTTAGTTGAAATTAATATTTATAGAATAACACAGGAAGCGATAAATAATGCGATAAAATATGCCGATTCTACTCATATTTTAGTGTCGCTTTCTCATAGTAAAAATATATTAAGTATTGTTATTGATGATAACGGTAAAGGTTTTGATCCTCAAAATGTGAAAAACTTTAAAAATGCCGATGGAGGTATGGGAATGACTTTTATGAAAGAACGCATAAAGTATATCGATGGTCGTTTATTTTTAAGCTCTGAAGAAGGCAAAGGAACTCGGGTCACTTTGAATATTCCTTTAAAGGATGATTAG
- the nirD gene encoding nitrite reductase small subunit NirD, with protein sequence MDTILSQYKTTPINEVTVWFKAGGVTDFFENGGGCVKYKGKQIAVFNFARTKEWFACQNVCPHKMEMVLSRGMLGDDKGTPKVACPLHKKTFSLETGENLNGDLDAIAMYPVKIEEENVYIGFSD encoded by the coding sequence ATGGATACAATACTTTCTCAATATAAAACGACTCCAATAAACGAAGTTACTGTTTGGTTTAAGGCAGGTGGTGTTACTGATTTTTTTGAAAACGGTGGAGGATGTGTAAAATACAAAGGAAAGCAAATTGCTGTTTTTAACTTTGCTAGGACAAAAGAGTGGTTTGCTTGTCAAAACGTATGTCCACACAAAATGGAAATGGTTTTATCTAGAGGGATGTTGGGCGATGATAAAGGAACTCCTAAAGTAGCTTGTCCATTACATAAAAAAACATTTTCACTAGAAACTGGTGAGAATTTAAATGGAGATTTAGATGCCATTGCTATGTATCCGGTTAAGATTGAAGAAGAAAATGTGTATATTGGCTTTTCAGATTAA
- the nirB gene encoding nitrite reductase large subunit NirB produces the protein MKNIIVVGNGMVGYKFCEKFAAQSGNEAFKVTVFGEEPRPAYDRVHLSEFFENQDAKALEMAPAEWYAENGIELITGERVSDIHRSKKTITTVKDREFSYDYLVLATGSSAFVPPIKGVEKEGVFVYRTIEDLEGMLAYAEKVKKTNPNPRAAVLGGGLLGLEAGKAAMDMGLEPHIVEFASKLMPRQLDSRSSQVLQLKLESIGLNIHLSKATNQILGDKAITGMEFGEDDVLDCDMLIISAGIRPRDELGKTCGLEMGVRGGIVVDNKMQTSDDSIYAIGEIALYNQMIFGLVAPGYDMAGVAVDQILGKTESLMPAEIDMSTKLKLIGVDVASFGEPFMPASKGHSVIFENKTQHLYKRINVSLDGKSLLGGILVGDASDYNMLHQVYLNGMAIPEDAAQLILPATEGGAFGSALDLPDTAQICSCENVSKGQICGAIKDGSCEDLAGVISSTKASTSCGGCKPMVTDLVNETLKSLGKTVKNVICEHFEYSRQELYGIIKIKKLTSFNEVLDTCGTGHGCETCKPLVSSIFASLYNFTPNKEDVTQDTNDKFLANIQRNGTYSVVPRIAGGEITPEGLIVLGQIGSKYNLYTKITGGARIDFFGAELNDLPAIWKELIDAGFESGHAYGKSLRTVKSCVGSTWCRYGLDESISFAIELENRYKGLRSPHKLKGGVSGCIRECAEARGKDFGVIAVEGGWNLYVGGNGGATPRHAELLAEKIDNETVLKYLDRYLMYYIQTAAPLMRTAAWLDKLEGGIEQLKKIVIEDSLNIAPELEKEMQFLVDAYECEWKQAIENDKTKKRFNHFVNSDDRDDNLVFVPLRDQKMPELWKN, from the coding sequence ATGAAAAATATCATAGTTGTTGGAAATGGAATGGTTGGTTATAAATTTTGTGAAAAATTTGCAGCACAATCTGGAAATGAAGCATTTAAAGTAACGGTTTTTGGTGAAGAACCTCGCCCAGCGTACGATCGTGTACACTTAAGTGAGTTTTTTGAAAATCAAGATGCTAAAGCTTTAGAAATGGCACCTGCCGAATGGTATGCTGAAAATGGTATAGAATTAATAACAGGTGAACGTGTTAGTGATATTCATCGTTCAAAAAAGACCATAACAACGGTTAAAGACCGTGAGTTTTCATACGACTACTTAGTTTTAGCTACAGGGTCATCTGCTTTTGTCCCACCAATAAAAGGTGTTGAGAAAGAAGGTGTTTTTGTTTATAGAACTATTGAAGATCTAGAAGGCATGCTTGCTTATGCTGAAAAGGTTAAAAAAACAAATCCTAACCCTAGAGCTGCGGTACTTGGTGGTGGTTTATTAGGTTTAGAGGCTGGTAAAGCTGCTATGGATATGGGGTTAGAGCCACATATTGTAGAGTTTGCTTCCAAATTAATGCCAAGACAATTAGATTCACGTAGTAGCCAGGTGCTTCAATTAAAATTGGAGTCTATCGGTTTAAATATTCACCTAAGTAAAGCAACCAATCAAATTTTAGGAGATAAAGCAATTACCGGAATGGAGTTTGGAGAAGACGACGTTTTAGATTGTGATATGCTTATTATTTCAGCAGGAATTAGACCAAGAGATGAACTTGGAAAAACTTGTGGTTTAGAGATGGGCGTACGTGGTGGTATTGTGGTTGATAACAAGATGCAAACATCGGACGATAGTATTTATGCTATTGGTGAAATTGCACTTTATAACCAAATGATTTTTGGCTTAGTAGCTCCAGGTTATGATATGGCTGGTGTTGCTGTCGATCAAATTTTAGGTAAGACGGAAAGTTTAATGCCTGCCGAAATTGATATGTCTACAAAATTAAAATTAATTGGTGTTGATGTGGCAAGTTTTGGTGAACCTTTTATGCCAGCATCAAAAGGACATTCGGTTATTTTTGAAAATAAAACACAACATTTATATAAAAGAATTAATGTCAGTCTCGACGGTAAAAGTCTATTAGGAGGTATTTTAGTTGGTGATGCATCCGATTATAATATGCTTCATCAAGTGTATTTAAATGGCATGGCCATTCCTGAAGATGCTGCACAATTAATATTGCCAGCAACGGAAGGCGGTGCTTTTGGTAGCGCTTTAGATTTACCAGATACGGCACAAATTTGTTCTTGTGAAAATGTAAGTAAAGGTCAAATTTGTGGAGCTATTAAAGATGGTTCTTGTGAAGATTTAGCTGGTGTAATTTCATCTACCAAAGCCAGTACTAGCTGTGGAGGTTGTAAACCTATGGTTACTGATTTGGTAAATGAGACGTTGAAATCTCTTGGTAAAACGGTTAAAAATGTCATTTGTGAACATTTTGAATATAGTCGTCAAGAATTATATGGCATTATAAAAATTAAAAAACTAACCTCTTTTAATGAAGTTCTTGATACTTGTGGAACTGGTCATGGTTGTGAAACTTGTAAGCCATTAGTGTCTTCAATCTTTGCTAGTTTATATAATTTCACTCCAAATAAAGAAGATGTTACACAAGATACAAACGATAAATTCTTAGCTAATATTCAACGTAACGGAACGTATTCTGTTGTTCCAAGAATTGCTGGTGGAGAAATAACACCAGAAGGTTTAATTGTTTTAGGTCAAATTGGTTCTAAATATAATTTATACACAAAAATTACCGGAGGTGCACGTATCGATTTCTTCGGTGCAGAGTTAAATGATTTGCCTGCTATTTGGAAAGAGTTAATTGATGCTGGTTTCGAGAGTGGACACGCTTATGGTAAATCTTTAAGAACTGTAAAAAGTTGTGTAGGTTCTACTTGGTGTCGTTATGGTTTAGATGAAAGTATTTCTTTTGCTATAGAATTAGAAAATAGATATAAAGGTTTACGCTCACCACATAAACTAAAAGGTGGTGTTTCAGGATGTATTCGTGAATGTGCCGAAGCTCGTGGAAAAGATTTTGGTGTCATTGCTGTAGAAGGCGGATGGAATTTATATGTTGGTGGAAACGGTGGTGCAACCCCTAGACACGCAGAGTTATTAGCTGAAAAAATAGATAACGAAACGGTTTTAAAATATTTAGATCGTTACTTAATGTATTATATACAAACGGCTGCGCCATTAATGAGAACAGCTGCGTGGTTAGATAAATTGGAAGGCGGTATCGAGCAATTGAAAAAAATTGTTATTGAAGACAGTTTAAATATTGCTCCAGAATTAGAAAAGGAAATGCAGTTTTTAGTTGATGCTTACGAGTGTGAGTGGAAACAAGCGATAGAGAATGATAAAACTAAAAAGCGTTTTAATCATTTTGTAAACTCAGATGATAGAGATGATAATTTAGTCTTTGTTCCACTGCGTGATCAAAAAATGCCAGAACTCTGGAAAAATTAA
- a CDS encoding FdhF/YdeP family oxidoreductase has product MSSSAKDKAKTPEGFTSLKTEAPPKNTVGFGALKAAAIQVNKYMKASDALKLSLEINQKGGFDCPGCAWPDPDDERSAIGEYCENGMKAIAEEAQNKTINRDFFAKYSVDELANFTDFEIGKSGRLAEPMFLPEGATHYQPISWEAAFEKVGSHLNALDNPDEAAFYTSGRTTNEAAFLYQLFVREFGTSNLPDCSNMCHEASGSALTETLGIGKGSVKLDDLYKAEVVMVIGQNPATNHPRMLSALEKCKNNGGKIIAINPLPEAGLIKFTDPQNPIKLLTGGTKLADVFVPITINGDVAFIKAILLKLLEKEEELGNVFDKHFIEEYTSDYNAFIADLKTYNFDECLKASGVSLDIFNQTFDLILNNEKIIVCWAMGLTQHENAVDNIRELVNLLLLKGSIGKEGAGTCPVRGHSNVQGDRTVGIWEAAPQAFLDKIETKYGFKPSAKHGFSVIETIKAMYEKKVKVFFGLGGNFISAVPDTGYSAQGLANCNLTVHVSTKLNRSHLVTGKEALILPCLGRTEKDYQKSGEQLQSVENSMGVVSSTKGILEPCSEDLLSEVAVVCGVAHATLKHKTKVKWLSYKDDYKLVRDDIAEVVSGFEDYNTRLKNPSGFYLPNGARVRKFNTKTGKANFSVNKLPEWKLKDDELIMMTIRSHDQFNTTIYGLDDRYRGVFNERRIIFMNREDMNLRGLTEHQVVNLKSEFKGVKRHANNFKVVGYDIPKNCCATYFPETNVLVPLDSFAHTAKTPASKSVVITVEAPV; this is encoded by the coding sequence ATGAGCAGTTCAGCAAAAGATAAAGCAAAAACACCAGAGGGATTTACCAGTTTAAAAACGGAAGCCCCACCAAAAAACACGGTAGGTTTTGGCGCTTTAAAAGCAGCTGCAATACAAGTTAATAAATACATGAAAGCTTCTGATGCGTTGAAGTTATCATTGGAAATAAATCAGAAAGGTGGTTTTGATTGTCCAGGTTGTGCTTGGCCAGATCCGGATGATGAGCGTTCTGCTATTGGTGAATACTGTGAAAATGGTATGAAAGCTATTGCAGAAGAAGCACAGAATAAAACTATTAATCGCGATTTTTTTGCAAAATATTCTGTTGATGAATTAGCAAATTTTACCGATTTTGAAATTGGTAAATCTGGTCGTTTAGCAGAACCTATGTTTTTGCCGGAAGGGGCTACGCATTACCAACCCATTTCTTGGGAAGCTGCTTTTGAGAAAGTAGGAAGTCATTTAAATGCGCTAGATAATCCAGACGAAGCTGCTTTTTATACTTCAGGAAGAACGACGAATGAGGCGGCTTTTTTATATCAATTATTTGTACGCGAATTTGGAACTTCAAACTTACCAGATTGTTCGAATATGTGTCATGAAGCCAGTGGAAGCGCGCTTACTGAAACTCTCGGTATTGGTAAAGGCTCGGTAAAATTAGACGATTTATATAAAGCTGAAGTGGTTATGGTTATTGGGCAAAACCCAGCAACCAATCATCCAAGAATGCTAAGTGCTTTAGAAAAATGTAAAAATAATGGCGGTAAAATAATAGCGATTAATCCGTTGCCAGAAGCGGGCTTAATTAAATTCACCGACCCTCAAAATCCTATAAAATTATTAACAGGTGGTACAAAATTAGCCGATGTTTTTGTGCCAATTACTATCAATGGCGATGTAGCTTTTATAAAGGCAATTCTTCTAAAATTATTAGAAAAAGAAGAGGAGCTAGGTAATGTTTTTGATAAACATTTTATTGAAGAATATACTAGTGATTACAACGCGTTTATAGCAGATTTAAAAACTTATAATTTTGATGAATGCCTAAAAGCTTCGGGTGTTTCTTTAGATATTTTTAATCAAACTTTCGATTTAATTTTAAACAATGAAAAAATTATTGTCTGTTGGGCCATGGGTTTAACGCAGCATGAAAATGCGGTAGATAATATTCGAGAGCTTGTTAATTTACTTTTATTAAAAGGAAGTATTGGTAAGGAAGGTGCAGGAACTTGTCCTGTACGCGGACATTCTAACGTACAAGGCGATAGAACGGTTGGTATATGGGAAGCTGCTCCACAAGCTTTTTTAGATAAAATTGAAACTAAGTATGGATTTAAGCCAAGTGCAAAACATGGTTTTTCAGTTATTGAAACCATTAAAGCCATGTACGAGAAAAAGGTAAAAGTCTTTTTTGGTTTAGGTGGTAATTTTATTTCAGCTGTGCCTGATACGGGTTATTCAGCTCAAGGATTAGCTAATTGTAACCTAACGGTGCATGTGAGTACAAAGTTGAATCGTTCGCATTTGGTTACCGGTAAAGAAGCTTTGATTTTACCATGTTTAGGGCGTACCGAAAAAGATTATCAAAAATCTGGAGAACAGTTGCAAAGTGTAGAGAATTCAATGGGTGTGGTATCATCTACTAAAGGTATTTTAGAACCATGCTCTGAAGATTTATTAAGTGAGGTCGCTGTAGTTTGTGGTGTTGCACATGCGACTTTAAAACATAAAACTAAGGTGAAATGGTTATCTTATAAAGATGATTATAAATTGGTTCGTGATGATATTGCTGAAGTGGTGTCTGGTTTCGAGGATTACAATACGCGTTTAAAAAATCCGTCAGGCTTTTATTTACCAAATGGAGCTCGCGTTAGAAAATTTAATACCAAAACAGGAAAAGCTAATTTTTCGGTTAATAAACTTCCTGAATGGAAATTAAAGGATGATGAATTAATTATGATGACAATACGTAGTCACGATCAATTTAATACTACAATTTATGGATTAGATGATCGCTATAGAGGTGTTTTTAACGAGCGTCGTATTATTTTTATGAACCGTGAAGATATGAATTTACGAGGCTTAACAGAACATCAGGTGGTTAATTTAAAATCCGAATTTAAAGGTGTTAAACGCCATGCTAACAACTTTAAAGTGGTTGGTTATGATATCCCTAAAAACTGCTGTGCTACGTATTTTCCTGAAACTAATGTGCTTGTGCCATTAGATAGTTTTGCGCATACCGCGAAGACTCCAGCGTCTAAAAGCGTGGTAATTACAGTGGAAGCACCTGTTTAA
- a CDS encoding GIY-YIG nuclease family protein, whose protein sequence is MQNKYYVYILTNKYRTTLYIGFTNNIQNRLSQHYFDSQNDKKSFAGKYNCINLVYYEIFESPKPGIEKEKQLKKWRREKKNKLISDFNPNWESLNNQIF, encoded by the coding sequence ATGCAAAACAAATACTATGTCTACATATTGACCAATAAATACAGAACCACATTATACATAGGATTCACTAATAATATACAAAATAGACTATCACAGCATTATTTTGATAGTCAGAATGATAAAAAATCGTTTGCGGGAAAATACAATTGTATTAATTTAGTTTACTACGAAATTTTTGAATCCCCAAAGCCCGGAATAGAAAAAGAAAAACAATTAAAAAAATGGAGAAGAGAAAAGAAAAACAAGCTGATCTCTGATTTTAATCCCAATTGGGAAAGTTTGAATAATCAAATATTTTAA
- a CDS encoding response regulator transcription factor, translated as MDIINVVLADDHVLVRDGIKALLEDQSGVVVIDEASNGKEALEVLKTNKPHVLIIDIRMPEMNGIDAVREVNRLYTDVRTLVLSMHDSEEYVLQAIQAGADGYLLKGASKEEFLKALNKVASGGKYFTGDVSAIIMNNFVNGNTNTAVAPKVKPVEDPFKLTKREKQILNLVLQLKNNKDIADELNISKRTAEVHRFNLMKKLEVKNLMELSNKAKEYGLE; from the coding sequence ATGGATATTATAAATGTTGTATTAGCAGATGATCATGTTTTAGTTCGTGATGGAATAAAGGCGCTTTTAGAAGATCAGTCTGGTGTAGTTGTTATAGACGAAGCTTCAAACGGAAAAGAGGCTTTAGAAGTTCTTAAAACCAATAAACCACATGTGCTAATTATCGATATACGTATGCCAGAAATGAATGGTATTGATGCTGTTAGAGAGGTTAATAGATTATATACAGATGTTCGCACACTTGTACTATCTATGCATGATTCGGAAGAATACGTGTTACAAGCAATTCAAGCAGGAGCCGACGGTTACTTATTAAAAGGAGCAAGTAAGGAAGAGTTTTTAAAAGCTTTGAATAAAGTAGCTTCTGGTGGAAAATATTTTACAGGAGATGTATCAGCTATCATCATGAATAACTTTGTGAATGGTAATACAAATACGGCTGTTGCTCCAAAAGTAAAACCGGTAGAAGATCCTTTTAAGCTTACAAAACGCGAAAAACAAATACTTAATTTAGTACTTCAGCTTAAAAATAATAAAGATATTGCAGACGAGCTAAACATTAGTAAACGTACAGCAGAAGTGCATCGTTTTAATCTTATGAAAAAATTGGAGGTTAAAAATTTGATGGAACTATCTAATAAAGCTAAGGAATACGGATTAGAATAA
- a CDS encoding DUF4202 domain-containing protein — protein sequence MKPTRFETAIALIDKKNAEDINTYSVSGMEYPKELLYSQRMSRTLLQFDPNASKALQIAARAQHICRWKSARNEYPMDRVGYLKWRQDLKQMHAELTGDILKEVGYDDEFIDRVKAIVLKKLIKKNKESQTIEDVICLVFLDFYFDEFAAKHSDEKIIDILQKTWKKMSDEGHAEALKIKFSEKSLALVKEAIS from the coding sequence ATGAAACCTACAAGATTTGAAACTGCGATTGCTTTAATTGATAAAAAAAATGCTGAAGATATAAATACGTATTCGGTTTCGGGTATGGAATATCCAAAAGAATTATTGTACTCACAACGCATGAGTAGAACCTTGTTGCAGTTTGACCCGAATGCTTCTAAAGCTTTGCAAATAGCAGCTAGAGCACAGCACATTTGCCGTTGGAAAAGTGCTAGAAATGAATACCCAATGGATCGTGTTGGTTATTTAAAATGGCGCCAAGATTTAAAACAAATGCATGCTGAATTAACCGGTGATATTTTGAAAGAAGTAGGTTACGATGATGAATTTATAGACCGTGTTAAGGCTATTGTACTTAAAAAACTAATTAAGAAAAACAAAGAATCTCAAACTATTGAAGATGTTATTTGTTTAGTATTTCTTGATTTTTACTTCGATGAGTTCGCTGCTAAACACAGCGATGAAAAAATAATTGATATTCTACAAAAAACTTGGAAGAAAATGTCTGATGAAGGCCATGCCGAGGCATTGAAAATTAAGTTTTCCGAAAAGAGTTTAGCTTTGGTAAAAGAAGCTATTTCTTAA
- a CDS encoding MFS transporter yields MANLAQAKSTTLSLLDFKSVSTRTFWITSISFFMCFFAWFGIVPFMPDVVKDLGLTPDQKWNSIILAVSGTVFARLLIGKLCDKYGPRLCYTWLLTIGAIPVILCGLVQTPTQFLICRLFIGFIGASFVITQVHTSLMYAPNIVGTANATSAGWGNLGGGANRLGMPLIAAAVVSFGVADADAWRYSMIVAGIVCFCMGIIYFFFTKDTLNGNFKDLRASGEMVSTKKDQIGFLEVLKDYRVWILFVVYAASFGIELTVYGTMDDYLQNTFQLERVTAGNIVLSFALMNIFARTLGGFFGDKFGKLKGLRGRVLFLAFILTIQGLMLITFSTTTSIVIGVAFLILFSLSVQMAEGATFSVVPFINKKAIGSVSGIVGAGGNVGAFLAAMLLKSQSAVAEKGAIIASQGLGEEAIKAAQSAASATAVSSGYFIIGVTVVITAVVSLSIRFSTEDEKVAKVDGLVEPENLILVK; encoded by the coding sequence ATGGCAAATTTAGCACAAGCAAAGTCAACAACACTAAGTTTATTAGATTTTAAAAGCGTGTCAACACGTACGTTTTGGATAACCTCTATATCGTTTTTCATGTGTTTCTTCGCATGGTTCGGTATCGTTCCGTTTATGCCCGATGTGGTTAAAGACTTGGGTTTAACACCAGATCAAAAATGGAATTCTATAATTTTAGCCGTTTCAGGAACCGTATTTGCGCGTTTACTTATCGGTAAATTATGTGATAAGTATGGTCCTAGATTATGTTATACTTGGTTACTTACTATTGGAGCGATACCAGTAATATTATGTGGTTTGGTACAAACGCCAACGCAGTTTTTAATTTGTAGATTATTTATTGGTTTTATTGGAGCCTCATTTGTTATCACACAAGTACATACATCTTTAATGTACGCGCCAAATATTGTTGGTACAGCAAATGCGACATCTGCCGGATGGGGAAACCTAGGAGGTGGAGCTAACAGATTGGGTATGCCATTAATTGCTGCCGCCGTTGTTAGTTTTGGGGTAGCCGATGCTGATGCATGGAGATATTCTATGATTGTTGCAGGAATTGTTTGTTTCTGTATGGGAATTATTTATTTCTTCTTTACAAAAGATACGCTTAACGGAAACTTTAAAGATTTGAGAGCTTCAGGAGAAATGGTTTCTACTAAAAAAGATCAAATTGGGTTTTTAGAAGTCTTGAAAGATTATAGAGTTTGGATTTTATTTGTGGTTTATGCGGCTAGTTTTGGTATCGAGTTAACAGTTTATGGTACTATGGACGATTATCTTCAGAACACCTTTCAATTAGAGCGTGTTACAGCAGGAAACATTGTGTTATCGTTTGCATTAATGAATATTTTTGCAAGAACATTAGGTGGATTCTTTGGAGATAAATTTGGGAAATTAAAAGGCTTAAGAGGTCGAGTTTTATTCTTAGCGTTCATTTTAACCATACAAGGTTTAATGCTTATTACATTTTCTACAACAACAAGTATTGTTATTGGTGTTGCATTTTTAATATTATTTAGTTTATCAGTTCAAATGGCAGAAGGCGCAACGTTTTCGGTAGTTCCATTTATTAATAAAAAAGCTATAGGTTCGGTTTCGGGAATTGTTGGAGCAGGAGGTAATGTTGGAGCGTTTTTAGCAGCAATGTTATTAAAATCACAATCGGCCGTAGCAGAAAAAGGCGCCATAATTGCCAGTCAAGGTTTAGGCGAAGAGGCTATTAAAGCCGCACAATCAGCAGCATCAGCTACCGCAGTTTCTAGTGGCTATTTCATAATTGGTGTCACAGTAGTTATAACTGCGGTAGTTTCTTTATCTATTCGTTTTTCAACGGAAGATGAGAAAGTTGCAAAAGTAGATGGTTTAGTAGAACCAGAGAACTTAATTCTGGTAAAGTAA